The following coding sequences are from one bacterium BMS3Abin08 window:
- the surA_3 gene encoding chaperone SurA, translating into MRYLFYILLIIFIVTAFAYKYGPKTSPPQRDDTAIIINDRYITKEEFQRLYKSGSPHLRDKREFINSLIEKELLIQEARKMKIDQEEPFRASIQNFYEQSLIKILMDRKFSSPEIVVDDKEVNRYISMIGKRLHLTILSYRTERDANSATNAVGKEESVAPFRDLSRPVRTRIYQLRKGERTTPFRNGKYFQVIVVEGIENLPPTKSALPSRQEIRELLLEEKREEYINNWLSRLKKNAAIEVMITE; encoded by the coding sequence ATGAGATATCTCTTCTATATTCTTCTGATAATCTTCATTGTAACGGCATTTGCATACAAGTACGGACCAAAAACATCACCTCCTCAAAGGGATGATACCGCAATTATTATTAATGACCGTTACATTACAAAGGAGGAGTTTCAGCGGCTTTACAAGTCGGGATCTCCCCACCTTAGGGATAAGCGAGAGTTCATTAACTCATTGATTGAAAAGGAACTCCTCATCCAGGAAGCCAGAAAGATGAAGATAGATCAGGAAGAACCCTTCAGGGCCTCGATACAGAATTTTTATGAACAGTCTCTGATTAAGATCCTTATGGACAGGAAGTTCTCCTCTCCGGAAATAGTTGTAGATGATAAAGAGGTGAACAGATACATCTCAATGATCGGCAAGCGCCTTCATCTGACTATACTCTCCTACAGGACCGAAAGGGACGCAAACTCAGCTACGAATGCAGTCGGAAAGGAGGAGAGTGTCGCGCCCTTCAGGGACCTGTCAAGACCTGTAAGGACAAGGATCTACCAGCTCAGGAAAGGAGAGAGGACAACCCCCTTCAGAAACGGGAAGTACTTTCAGGTTATAGTGGTTGAAGGCATCGAGAATCTGCCCCCAACAAAGTCGGCTCTCCCATCGAGGCAAGAAATAAGGGAACTCCTGTTGGAAGAAAAGAGGGAGGAGTACATAAACAACTGGCTGTCAAGGCTCAAAAAAAATGCAGCCATAGAGGTAATGATAACCGAATAA
- a CDS encoding HAMP domain protein → MGKKWRRRNYFIKRDLQGRYIFTFFLFVVIGSILFTVIFSLLSSNTLTVVYDNYNLRIGKTPLILLKDILSAQWIFIVFSGLVVVVLSMFLTHRFAGPLYRFEKTLESLIEGNLKCRIHLRKKDEAKEMADLFNVLIERLTINLKEIRRMSEDIQRTISEPGVDREALLSSLGKIEEDNKRIRDILKDYTLEND, encoded by the coding sequence ATGGGAAAAAAGTGGAGGAGAAGAAATTACTTTATAAAACGCGACCTTCAGGGAAGGTATATCTTTACTTTCTTTCTCTTTGTCGTCATTGGAAGCATTCTTTTCACCGTCATTTTCAGTCTCCTTTCTTCGAATACCCTTACCGTCGTTTACGATAACTACAATCTCAGAATAGGGAAGACCCCCCTGATACTTCTGAAGGACATCCTGAGTGCCCAATGGATATTCATAGTCTTCTCAGGACTGGTGGTGGTGGTTTTGTCCATGTTTCTGACCCACAGATTTGCGGGCCCGCTTTACAGGTTTGAAAAGACCCTGGAGTCCCTGATCGAGGGGAATCTCAAATGCCGGATACATCTCAGGAAAAAAGACGAGGCCAAAGAAATGGCGGACCTCTTTAACGTGCTGATTGAAAGGCTGACAATAAACCTTAAAGAGATACGCCGTATGTCCGAAGATATACAAAGGACGATATCCGAGCCCGGCGTGGACAGGGAGGCTCTTCTCTCCTCACTCGGGAAGATTGAAGAAGATAACAAAAGAATTCGGGATATCCTGAAGGACTACACACTTGAGAATGATTAG
- a CDS encoding O-Antigen ligase, producing the protein MIKSYRLYIFLLIFTPLAFGTVEAWSLTVMEVTAVAAFLLLLIDIRKNRVSYYHTPGVVPLLLLLVVIVFQMIPLPPSLVKVISGADYSVYDHSAGIVKPLRWMPLTVDRKATLLEFFRFLSYVLFYILTVQLLSRKKLLKRTLTVLVVFFSALSLFAILQYLLFNNRIYWVRELTQGGAPYGPYVNRNHYAGLMEMLFPLIVGMFLYYKPVVTYTTFREKIAEVFNQPRTNIYILLGFSSVLIATSIFLSLSRGGIISLSLSMVFFGLLLIGNGRMRKRGVVMLLVFFVVLITVGWFGWEPIFERFEKIRTPEGQFSEQRLVIWRDSAGIIKDFFLTGSGFGSFVDIYPSYRTLSGGGIADHAHNDYIELLTSGGIVSFLLFFWFVLGVLCTSFRRFRKRRDWYSRYLFMGAVSGVVAILIHSLSDFNLQIGANGLYFFFLMGLAVAVVNTRFLNGGEETYLEEKELKIGGPLIIAVSLMLFLSVLINSGILAGKAFFASIRNIQLSDHLSGKQVEKIRTNALKAAMSDPLEARYRYAAAQSYLLKQDMERAMDFLYDAIKLSPLKGEYLQTTGFVLMAEGRKGEGERLLSRGVEVERNNPLMYLRYASRLFSEGRRSLAGDVVRRALVITPEKTGEFVTMMVLNGLKDKEILGILPELSVPFFRFGEYLENTGRSGLAEVAYRRALESAKKEGRLRPDYFYRIYRFYLKRGDRNVALEVMKDAVEEIPDTPGLRLTLAAEYERLGITYRAMEEYKKVLILDPSNRRARKAIERLSPGSDDP; encoded by the coding sequence GTGATTAAGTCCTACAGGCTATACATATTTCTCCTGATATTTACGCCTCTTGCCTTCGGTACCGTGGAGGCATGGTCCTTGACGGTTATGGAGGTCACAGCAGTGGCGGCCTTTCTGTTATTGCTGATTGATATCAGAAAGAACAGGGTTTCATATTACCACACTCCCGGTGTGGTTCCCCTGCTTCTCCTGCTGGTTGTCATCGTCTTCCAGATGATTCCTCTGCCGCCTTCACTTGTAAAGGTGATTTCAGGGGCGGACTACAGTGTTTATGATCATTCGGCCGGTATTGTTAAGCCATTGAGATGGATGCCTCTCACCGTTGACAGGAAGGCAACTTTACTGGAGTTTTTCCGTTTCCTTTCCTATGTCCTCTTTTACATACTGACGGTGCAGTTGCTGTCGAGAAAGAAACTGCTGAAGAGGACCTTGACGGTCCTGGTAGTCTTTTTTTCTGCTCTCTCGCTCTTTGCAATACTACAGTACCTGCTCTTTAATAACAGGATATACTGGGTGAGGGAGCTGACGCAGGGAGGAGCACCCTATGGCCCGTATGTTAACAGAAACCACTATGCAGGACTGATGGAGATGCTCTTCCCCCTGATTGTTGGGATGTTTCTCTATTATAAGCCCGTTGTGACATACACAACATTCCGGGAAAAAATTGCAGAGGTCTTTAATCAGCCCAGAACGAATATATACATATTGCTTGGGTTTTCGTCGGTGCTTATTGCCACTTCAATATTCCTGAGTCTCTCCAGGGGTGGGATTATAAGCCTCAGTCTCTCAATGGTCTTCTTTGGTCTGCTCCTTATTGGTAACGGCAGGATGAGGAAGAGGGGGGTTGTTATGCTGCTTGTATTTTTTGTTGTTCTTATTACCGTTGGATGGTTCGGCTGGGAGCCGATTTTCGAGAGGTTTGAGAAGATAAGGACACCTGAAGGACAGTTCTCGGAGCAGCGTCTTGTGATCTGGAGGGACAGCGCAGGGATAATAAAGGATTTTTTTCTTACCGGCTCAGGGTTTGGGAGCTTTGTCGATATCTATCCCTCCTACCGTACCCTTTCAGGCGGGGGAATTGCCGATCATGCCCATAATGATTACATAGAACTCCTTACCAGCGGTGGTATCGTTTCCTTCCTGCTGTTTTTCTGGTTTGTTCTTGGTGTCCTTTGCACCTCCTTCAGACGTTTCAGGAAGAGAAGGGACTGGTATTCAAGGTATCTCTTTATGGGTGCGGTAAGCGGTGTGGTCGCCATACTTATACACAGTTTGAGCGATTTTAACCTCCAGATAGGGGCTAACGGGTTGTATTTCTTTTTTCTGATGGGGCTGGCAGTGGCAGTGGTGAATACGAGGTTTTTAAATGGAGGGGAGGAGACATACCTTGAAGAGAAAGAGCTGAAGATTGGCGGACCGCTGATAATTGCCGTATCCTTGATGCTTTTCCTTTCAGTCCTCATAAACTCAGGTATCCTTGCAGGGAAGGCCTTCTTTGCCTCGATCAGGAATATACAACTAAGTGATCATCTCTCCGGCAAGCAGGTTGAAAAGATAAGGACAAATGCATTGAAGGCCGCAATGTCCGACCCCCTCGAGGCAAGGTACAGGTACGCTGCCGCGCAATCATACCTGTTGAAGCAGGATATGGAGAGAGCGATGGATTTTCTTTATGATGCCATCAAACTATCTCCCCTCAAAGGTGAGTATCTTCAGACCACGGGTTTTGTGCTGATGGCAGAGGGAAGGAAGGGGGAAGGCGAGCGGTTGCTTTCAAGGGGGGTGGAGGTTGAGAGAAATAACCCGTTGATGTACCTGAGATACGCTTCCCGGCTTTTTTCGGAAGGGAGAAGGTCCCTTGCCGGGGATGTGGTCAGGAGGGCCCTTGTGATTACACCTGAGAAAACCGGTGAGTTTGTTACAATGATGGTTCTTAACGGCTTGAAGGACAAAGAAATACTCGGTATATTGCCTGAACTTTCAGTTCCCTTCTTCCGTTTTGGCGAATATCTTGAGAATACCGGCCGGTCCGGCCTCGCCGAAGTTGCATACCGGCGGGCACTGGAATCAGCCAAAAAGGAGGGGAGGCTGAGGCCGGACTATTTTTACAGGATATACAGGTTTTATCTCAAAAGGGGTGATCGTAATGTGGCGCTTGAGGTGATGAAGGATGCAGTTGAGGAGATCCCCGATACCCCCGGCCTGAGGTTAACACTGGCAGCGGAGTATGAAAGGCTTGGTATTACTTACAGGGCGATGGAGGAGTACAAAAAGGTCCTGATCCTCGACCCCTCGAACAGGAGGGCGCGGAAGGCTATAGAAAGACTCTCCCCGGGAAGTGATGACCCGTAA
- the ywqE_2 gene encoding tyrosine-protein phosphatase YwqE: MTYTVISCRVWTDGPHSENESVRMAEIACRDGISTIVATPHIKDRVIPVELIRQRVCSLNDRLQEEGIGVEIISGADVYALLDPSIICSYTVSNTDYVLLEFPHTHIPRNAGEILFQVISAGKVPIITHPERNPTVIRRPETVMEFASEGLLLQITADSLLGRMGRDVMECARFLLSRGVVHFIASDAHSFRGRVPVLSEALEVASRTIGSERALRLVRDNPMSVIRGEGLVYSD, encoded by the coding sequence TTGACATACACTGTCATATCCTGCCGGGTCTGGACGGATGGTCCCCATAGCGAAAATGAATCAGTCAGGATGGCCGAGATTGCCTGTCGTGACGGGATTAGCACCATAGTGGCAACCCCACACATCAAGGACAGGGTTATTCCTGTTGAATTAATCCGTCAGAGGGTCTGCAGTCTGAATGACAGACTGCAGGAGGAGGGCATAGGGGTAGAGATAATTTCCGGTGCGGATGTCTATGCCCTTTTGGATCCTTCAATTATCTGCTCATATACAGTAAGTAACACGGATTATGTGCTCCTTGAGTTTCCCCACACCCATATACCCAGGAATGCCGGGGAGATACTCTTCCAGGTTATTTCAGCCGGCAAGGTACCCATCATTACACATCCTGAACGGAACCCGACGGTGATCAGGAGACCGGAGACCGTTATGGAGTTTGCTTCAGAGGGTTTGCTGCTTCAGATAACTGCCGACAGCCTTTTGGGGAGGATGGGACGGGATGTGATGGAGTGTGCAAGGTTTCTGCTTTCCAGGGGGGTGGTACACTTCATTGCAAGTGATGCGCACTCTTTCAGGGGAAGGGTCCCTGTGCTTTCCGAAGCCCTCGAGGTCGCCTCACGAACGATAGGGAGCGAGAGGGCGTTAAGGCTTGTCAGGGATAACCCCATGTCCGTTATAAGAGGTGAAGGGCTGGTGTATAGTGATTAA